Proteins encoded within one genomic window of Alteribacter populi:
- a CDS encoding VLRF1 family aeRF1-type release factor has translation MSLAKELEALKEFQCPDGKCVLSVYLNTDRANQDQQKGEWKIRLKNGLKKLDEYLEVSGNATQLKNYRKLKTKVKKEILGNQVNLQKSVVIFGSEEGDLWSVHYLQLPVETSFYWENYAVVDQLESLQNDFPMSGVILTNMDEIKIIDTALGEVNETRTYTFDPNTEDWTFKEGLAAAEHIASGASHVDQYQQRFEENMNRFYRKMATNIERMKRDRKWRTVYLVGEPDMTRTMKAELRVDVSKSVNKNLNNARPSQVLANVFK, from the coding sequence ATGTCACTAGCAAAAGAACTCGAAGCTTTAAAGGAATTTCAATGTCCAGATGGAAAATGTGTTTTGTCTGTTTACTTAAATACGGATCGTGCAAATCAAGATCAGCAAAAAGGGGAATGGAAGATCCGCTTAAAAAACGGGTTAAAAAAACTCGATGAATACTTAGAGGTTAGCGGGAACGCTACGCAATTAAAAAATTACCGTAAGCTTAAAACGAAAGTGAAAAAAGAAATTCTCGGAAATCAGGTAAATTTGCAAAAAAGTGTCGTTATTTTCGGGTCAGAGGAAGGCGACCTGTGGTCTGTTCACTACTTACAGCTTCCAGTTGAAACAAGCTTTTATTGGGAAAACTATGCGGTTGTAGATCAACTGGAATCATTACAAAATGATTTCCCAATGAGTGGAGTTATTTTAACAAATATGGATGAAATAAAAATAATCGACACAGCTTTAGGAGAAGTCAACGAGACAAGAACGTATACGTTCGACCCGAATACAGAGGACTGGACGTTTAAAGAGGGGCTAGCTGCAGCTGAGCATATCGCTTCAGGAGCAAGTCACGTTGACCAGTACCAACAACGTTTTGAAGAAAATATGAATCGTTTCTACAGGAAGATGGCAACGAACATTGAACGGATGAAGCGTGACCGCAAATGGCGTACGGTTTATTTGGTTGGTGAACCTGATATGACAAGGACGATGAAAGCCGAGCTCCGTGTCGATGTGAGTAAGTCAGTAAATAAAAATTTAAACAACGCACGACCATCTCAGGTTTTGGCTAATGTGTTTAAATAA
- a CDS encoding MFS transporter, whose translation MDHTHQLQNNPVYRYWVLVGMVLIAGFSQGMLLPVLAVMLENAGISSSANGLNAAALYIGILLISPFIERPVRSFGYKPVIVTGLFLVTISLILFPFWQTFWFWFILRVIVGIGDNLIHFSTQVWISSTSTKEKRGRQLAIYGLAFGMGFGLGPLMTSLLNINEFLPFIIASSTSVVAWIFILFLRNEWPNNEIETAGQLNTIGRYKKVFKLAWFAFLPSFCFGYLEASLHGNYPVYALRVGIELEWAAVLLTSFVFGSLFTQIPLGMLSDKFGRNRVLRIIIFFGLISFLSMSFVEANMWALLACFIIAGMLLGSLFSLGIAYMADLLPSSLLPTGNVMMGVMFALGSMTGPTAGGLFIERIGDGAIYYSISGVLTLMLIAGFIFDRMSGKQPSEAHQVA comes from the coding sequence GTGGACCATACTCACCAACTACAAAACAATCCTGTATATCGCTATTGGGTACTTGTCGGCATGGTGCTTATCGCTGGATTTTCACAAGGGATGCTCCTCCCTGTTTTAGCAGTCATGCTTGAAAATGCTGGCATTTCTTCATCTGCCAACGGGCTAAACGCAGCTGCTCTTTATATTGGGATTTTACTCATTTCCCCATTCATTGAACGTCCAGTACGTTCATTCGGGTATAAACCGGTCATTGTAACCGGCTTATTTCTAGTAACGATCTCGCTTATCTTATTTCCATTTTGGCAGACATTTTGGTTTTGGTTTATTCTCCGTGTTATTGTCGGCATTGGTGATAACTTAATCCATTTTTCGACTCAAGTTTGGATCAGCTCCACAAGTACAAAAGAAAAGCGGGGACGCCAATTAGCCATCTACGGACTCGCATTTGGTATGGGCTTTGGTCTCGGCCCGCTAATGACCAGCCTACTTAACATTAATGAATTTTTACCGTTTATCATCGCATCTTCGACAAGTGTTGTCGCATGGATTTTCATTTTGTTTTTACGTAATGAGTGGCCAAATAACGAAATCGAAACAGCCGGCCAACTGAATACAATCGGGCGATATAAAAAAGTATTCAAACTCGCATGGTTCGCCTTCTTGCCGAGCTTTTGCTTTGGTTATTTAGAAGCCTCACTCCACGGTAACTATCCAGTTTATGCTCTCAGGGTTGGAATCGAACTTGAATGGGCTGCTGTCTTATTAACGAGCTTCGTGTTCGGTAGCTTGTTTACCCAAATTCCACTTGGGATGCTCAGTGACAAATTCGGAAGAAACCGTGTCCTACGAATTATTATTTTCTTCGGATTGATTAGCTTTTTATCGATGAGCTTTGTCGAAGCAAACATGTGGGCCCTTCTTGCCTGTTTTATCATCGCGGGAATGCTGCTGGGCTCGTTATTTTCACTCGGTATTGCTTATATGGCTGACTTGTTACCAAGTTCTCTCCTACCGACTGGTAATGTGATGATGGGCGTTATGTTCGCTCTTGGAAGCATGACCGGGCCTACAGCAGGCGGATTGTTTATCGAAAGAATCGGGGATGGTGCTATTTATTACTCCATTAGTGGCGTACTCACACTCATGCTCATTGCCGGATTTATCTTTGATCGTATGAGTGGTAAACAACCTAGTGAAGCCCATCAGGTTGCGTAA
- a CDS encoding OsmC family protein — protein sequence MKFTMTENAFETEENFGKLTVSGNDEYGFRPFQLMVSSIAVCSGGVLRKVLEKQRMSVASMTIDADVTRNPDEANRITKIALHYNIAGENLSEKKVEKAIHVASKNCPMAQTVVGSVELEETFTISE from the coding sequence ATGAAATTTACGATGACAGAAAACGCATTTGAGACTGAGGAAAATTTCGGAAAGCTTACCGTTTCGGGCAATGATGAATACGGGTTTCGGCCGTTTCAATTAATGGTCAGCTCGATTGCTGTTTGTAGTGGAGGTGTTCTTCGTAAAGTACTGGAAAAGCAGCGCATGTCAGTAGCAAGTATGACAATTGATGCTGATGTGACTCGGAATCCTGACGAAGCGAACCGGATTACAAAAATTGCGCTTCATTATAATATAGCAGGAGAAAATTTATCTGAGAAGAAAGTTGAAAAAGCGATTCACGTGGCAAGCAAAAACTGTCCAATGGCGCAAACCGTTGTCGGGAGTGTAGAACTCGAGGAAACATTTACGATCAGCGAATAG
- a CDS encoding MATE family efflux transporter, whose translation MQTNNQYDFTEGSIIKKMIFFSSPIFLTNLLQTSYQIIDSLWVGNLLGANALGAIAVSGTVVFTILSFIIGLNTAALTVLSQRKGASDAEGLKDSLNAFVVVLGSLTIVLGILGFTLSGSILTWMGTPDDILPLATTYLQINFIGILFLFGYNFIATVLRALGDSKTPVRFVLMAVVLNAALDPVFIYVFDLGIAGAAYATIVSQGTAFIYGLIYSLTKAGVPFSKPHLPEMRFLKVIFKLGLPSGMSMMVISGGVLAIMTVVTTFGEGVVAGFGAAQRLDSLIMLPALTLGSAVNSMAGQNIGARLWERVSDITRSGMYLILSVSFSIGAIVFFSAEFLISLFVADPETIAFGAAYVKTVAFFYPFLGINFVLNGIVRASGAMFQVFVLNTISFWILRYPLTYYFSSVFGEHGIPIGMAVSFVISSVIAIGYYRFGRWRKIKVIEDEEV comes from the coding sequence GTGCAGACAAATAACCAATACGACTTTACAGAAGGCAGTATTATTAAAAAAATGATATTCTTCTCTTCTCCGATTTTTTTGACCAACCTGTTGCAAACGTCATACCAAATTATCGACAGTCTATGGGTTGGAAACCTATTAGGGGCAAATGCTTTAGGCGCGATTGCGGTCTCAGGCACGGTTGTATTTACGATATTATCGTTTATTATCGGGCTGAATACAGCAGCCCTTACCGTTTTGTCACAACGAAAGGGAGCCAGTGATGCGGAAGGGTTAAAGGATTCTTTAAACGCATTTGTCGTGGTGTTAGGGTCATTAACCATCGTGCTTGGGATTTTAGGTTTTACTTTGTCAGGATCAATATTAACGTGGATGGGAACGCCGGACGATATTTTACCTTTGGCTACGACCTATTTACAAATTAACTTTATCGGAATTTTATTTTTATTTGGATATAATTTTATCGCTACGGTTCTTAGAGCATTGGGAGATAGTAAAACACCGGTCCGGTTTGTGTTAATGGCCGTGGTTTTAAATGCTGCACTCGATCCTGTTTTCATTTATGTTTTTGATCTGGGGATTGCTGGTGCGGCTTACGCGACGATTGTTTCACAAGGAACAGCCTTTATTTACGGTCTCATTTATTCATTAACGAAAGCAGGAGTTCCGTTTTCAAAGCCGCATCTACCTGAAATGAGGTTTTTGAAGGTGATCTTTAAGCTTGGTTTGCCATCCGGTATGTCGATGATGGTCATATCAGGTGGGGTCCTCGCGATTATGACAGTGGTGACGACCTTTGGGGAAGGGGTGGTAGCTGGCTTTGGTGCCGCGCAACGGTTAGATAGTTTGATTATGCTCCCAGCCCTTACACTCGGTTCAGCGGTAAACAGCATGGCTGGACAAAATATCGGTGCCAGGCTTTGGGAGCGTGTGTCAGATATTACTCGAAGCGGGATGTACCTTATTTTATCTGTATCCTTTTCGATAGGTGCCATTGTATTTTTTAGCGCGGAATTTTTAATTTCTCTGTTTGTTGCTGATCCGGAAACAATTGCGTTCGGTGCTGCCTATGTAAAAACTGTGGCCTTCTTTTATCCGTTCCTAGGCATCAATTTTGTGTTGAACGGAATTGTCCGAGCCTCAGGGGCGATGTTTCAAGTGTTCGTTTTAAATACGATTTCGTTTTGGATACTTCGTTATCCATTGACCTATTATTTTTCGAGTGTATTTGGGGAGCATGGGATCCCAATTGGTATGGCAGTCAGCTTTGTAATTAGCAGTGTTATTGCAATCGGTTACTACCGGTTTGGGCGTTGGCGTAAGATTAAAGTGATAGAAGACGAAGAGGTTTGA
- a CDS encoding YfkD famly protein has translation MKRLILISLAILFCFLSFSTYAFAEGEEEPKTEKKLIPDSAMSISKENTYPNPTQDLPRLHPSELAEELIDSTENKVENPDLIKMFNESSIKGSKLALGMNVSIFLGQWPLAYDSDETTVNWEFEKVNTNFVDNRGGKESKKMEFNQEQQKKVKGGLTADILNADMVKKMMMLEAAGKTKLPLSFDTVVGYGTKVERVYNIPTKNVGYLHAYAPAVSEKGKVTYGEVYLRMKGDEKWLEVKNVTQQGIGAWIPIQDYLDFKFITSNQPH, from the coding sequence ATGAAACGACTGATTTTAATATCTTTAGCGATCCTGTTCTGTTTTCTAAGTTTTTCAACGTATGCATTTGCTGAAGGAGAAGAAGAGCCTAAAACTGAAAAAAAACTCATTCCTGACTCAGCAATGAGCATTTCAAAGGAAAATACGTACCCAAACCCAACGCAGGACTTGCCACGTTTGCATCCGAGTGAATTAGCAGAAGAGCTCATTGATTCCACAGAAAATAAGGTTGAGAATCCAGACCTCATTAAAATGTTCAACGAGTCTTCAATCAAAGGGTCTAAACTTGCTCTTGGAATGAATGTTTCGATTTTCCTTGGTCAGTGGCCTCTAGCCTATGACTCGGACGAAACGACAGTGAACTGGGAGTTTGAAAAAGTGAACACGAACTTTGTTGACAATCGTGGTGGAAAAGAATCAAAGAAAATGGAGTTTAACCAAGAGCAGCAAAAGAAAGTCAAAGGCGGCCTTACTGCAGACATTCTAAATGCAGACATGGTTAAAAAGATGATGATGCTTGAAGCAGCTGGAAAAACGAAGCTGCCATTAAGCTTTGATACGGTTGTTGGATATGGGACGAAAGTAGAGCGGGTTTATAACATTCCAACAAAAAACGTAGGTTACCTTCATGCATACGCACCAGCTGTAAGTGAAAAGGGAAAAGTAACATATGGTGAAGTGTATTTGCGTATGAAAGGTGATGAAAAGTGGCTCGAAGTAAAAAATGTCACACAACAAGGAATTGGAGCATGGATTCCAATTCAAGACTACTTAGACTTTAAATTTATCACCTCAAATCAGCCACACTAA
- the yfkAB gene encoding radical SAM/CxCxxxxC motif protein YfkAB, producing the protein MSKLQPITPSFDPWEAYQDIKDYGELRLTNVELTTTTLCNMRCEHCAVGYTLQAKDPDPLPLSLLLKRLDEVKDLKSLSITGGEPMLSMKSVKEYVVPLLRYAHERGVRTQINSNLTLPLKRYELITPYLDVLHISHNYGSPEDFADIGFAVMEKKPSKEQRMRYFNQMVENSKALTSEGVIVSAETMLNKRTLPHLESIHDQIADMGCQRHEVHPMYPSDFASALEVANLKDIRNGIHRLLDHKRDDIWMLFGTLPFYPCNENNDDLKLLKRLYNTSNVTVRNDPDGRSRVNLNIFDGTINVTDFADAPALGNIQTTTLQEAYKTWRTSEVSKSIDCHCSAVECLGPNLLVKQAYYSDIDFTKRHSQIAYSNQQR; encoded by the coding sequence ATGAGTAAATTACAACCGATTACCCCTTCCTTTGATCCATGGGAGGCGTACCAAGACATAAAAGATTATGGCGAGCTTCGGCTTACAAACGTCGAACTTACGACGACCACACTTTGTAACATGCGGTGTGAACACTGCGCGGTCGGCTACACACTTCAGGCGAAAGATCCGGATCCGCTACCACTTTCATTACTTCTTAAGCGTTTAGATGAAGTAAAGGATTTGAAGTCCTTAAGCATAACCGGCGGCGAACCGATGCTGTCTATGAAATCAGTAAAAGAATATGTAGTTCCGCTTTTGCGCTATGCTCACGAGCGGGGTGTTCGCACACAAATCAACTCGAATTTGACACTTCCACTTAAACGATATGAGCTGATTACTCCATACTTGGATGTCCTACATATTTCTCACAACTACGGCAGTCCTGAAGATTTTGCTGACATTGGATTTGCCGTGATGGAAAAAAAACCATCAAAAGAACAGCGAATGCGGTATTTTAACCAAATGGTAGAAAACAGTAAAGCTCTCACATCTGAAGGCGTGATCGTCTCTGCAGAAACGATGCTCAACAAACGAACACTTCCGCACTTAGAAAGCATCCATGATCAAATTGCTGACATGGGTTGCCAACGTCATGAAGTTCACCCAATGTATCCAAGTGATTTCGCTAGTGCATTAGAAGTGGCGAACCTTAAAGACATCCGCAACGGAATTCATCGACTTCTCGATCACAAGCGGGATGACATTTGGATGTTGTTCGGAACATTACCGTTTTATCCATGTAACGAGAACAACGACGATCTTAAGTTGTTAAAGCGGCTTTACAATACATCAAATGTCACCGTTCGAAACGACCCAGATGGCCGATCGCGTGTTAATCTAAACATCTTTGACGGGACAATTAACGTGACTGATTTTGCCGATGCACCTGCACTCGGTAATATACAAACGACGACACTCCAAGAAGCCTACAAAACGTGGCGCACGAGCGAGGTTTCAAAATCTATTGACTGTCATTGCTCGGCTGTTGAGTGCCTCGGCCCTAACCTTTTAGTTAAACAAGCTTATTATTCGGACATCGATTTTACAAAGCGCCACTCGCAAATTGCATACAGTAACCAACAAAGGTAG
- a CDS encoding SE1561 family protein gives MGGPVYDKQEQMKYLHQRIELLMTMLDNIDPEEAGVEDIDRIIEMLDELETKAKQYRNHWDGK, from the coding sequence ATGGGCGGACCTGTTTACGATAAACAAGAACAGATGAAATATTTACATCAACGAATTGAACTTTTAATGACAATGCTTGATAACATCGACCCGGAAGAAGCAGGCGTCGAAGATATCGACCGCATTATCGAAATGCTCGATGAACTCGAAACAAAAGCAAAGCAATACCGTAACCATTGGGACGGTAAATAG
- a CDS encoding histidine phosphatase family protein has product MILYLIRHGQSEANVKGIIQGHAEFPLSELGKKQAVLAGEAFRDHHLDMIFTSDLERATKTAEAIAEFHPLDVLPWEQVREIGLGPLEGKTRAEMKIEFPDLETKSLLTSGIEGSETIEEITARCAHVAEQLRAAYKGKRVAIVSHGGFISIFLMYLIAGEKWFELYRPFVIGNTGITKVEWRNDGQMKFHYVNRADHLEREKDLKSSTVLY; this is encoded by the coding sequence ATGATTCTCTATTTGATTAGACATGGACAGTCAGAAGCAAATGTAAAAGGAATTATTCAAGGTCATGCTGAATTTCCTTTGTCCGAACTGGGGAAAAAGCAGGCAGTACTTGCAGGGGAAGCATTTCGTGATCATCATTTAGATATGATTTTTACAAGTGACCTGGAACGGGCGACGAAGACCGCTGAGGCGATTGCTGAATTTCACCCGTTGGATGTTCTTCCATGGGAACAAGTTAGGGAAATAGGCTTGGGACCTTTGGAAGGTAAAACGCGTGCAGAGATGAAAATTGAATTTCCTGATTTAGAAACAAAATCTCTTCTCACGTCAGGTATTGAAGGGTCAGAAACGATAGAAGAAATAACTGCAAGGTGCGCTCATGTCGCAGAACAGCTACGTGCTGCTTATAAAGGGAAGCGTGTCGCGATTGTGTCTCACGGAGGATTTATTAGTATTTTTCTTATGTACTTAATTGCCGGGGAAAAGTGGTTCGAGTTGTATCGGCCATTCGTGATCGGTAACACGGGAATTACAAAAGTAGAGTGGCGCAATGATGGACAAATGAAGTTCCACTATGTCAACCGCGCCGATCATTTGGAGCGCGAGAAAGATTTAAAAAGTTCTACAGTATTATACTAG
- a CDS encoding fumarate hydratase — MYNLIVETSTNLPHDVRRAIKRAKQKENAGTRAALSLSTITENIGMADDHVLPICQDTGMLTFEVKVPVGANQLTMKKDIHEAVKQATADGKLRPNSVDSLTGENSGDNIGEGTPIIHFEQWEKDEIDVRLIMKGGGCENKNIQYSLPAEIEGLGRAGRDLDGIRKCILHSVYQAQGQGCSAGFIGVGIGGDRISSYALAKAQLFREVDDTNPNEDLQELENYVLEKANTLGIGTMGFGGEATLLGCKVDAANRLPASFFVSVAYNCWAFRRLGVKLNPQTGNINEWLYKDGEKVSFIEEEEAKNSPEQEESREVVLEAPITEDKIRELKVGDVVVINGMMHTGRDAIHHHLMDHEAPVDLNGQVIYHCGPVMLKDGDGNWHVKAAGPTTSIREEPYQGDIMKKFGIRAVIGKGGMGPKTLKALEEHGGVYLNAIGGAAQYYADCIKGVEGVDLMEFGIPEAMWHLRVKGFKAIVTMDSHGNSLHEHVEKTSLERLSQYKEKVFA; from the coding sequence ATGTACAACCTAATCGTCGAAACATCTACTAATTTGCCCCATGATGTGAGACGGGCGATTAAACGGGCTAAACAAAAAGAAAACGCGGGTACACGTGCAGCTTTATCGTTATCTACGATTACAGAGAATATCGGAATGGCTGACGATCATGTTCTGCCTATCTGTCAAGATACAGGGATGCTTACCTTTGAAGTGAAAGTTCCGGTCGGTGCCAATCAATTGACGATGAAAAAAGATATCCACGAAGCTGTGAAACAAGCTACAGCTGACGGAAAGCTCCGTCCGAATTCAGTAGATTCTCTCACGGGAGAAAATAGCGGAGACAATATCGGAGAAGGTACGCCGATTATCCACTTTGAACAATGGGAAAAAGACGAAATTGATGTTCGCCTCATTATGAAAGGTGGCGGATGTGAAAATAAAAATATTCAATACAGCTTGCCTGCAGAAATTGAAGGACTTGGCCGAGCAGGACGCGACCTCGATGGCATTCGAAAATGTATTCTTCACTCTGTGTACCAAGCTCAAGGTCAAGGTTGTAGTGCCGGCTTTATCGGTGTAGGAATCGGTGGTGACCGCATTTCAAGTTACGCTTTAGCTAAAGCTCAACTGTTTCGTGAGGTAGACGATACCAATCCAAACGAAGACCTTCAAGAACTAGAAAATTATGTATTGGAAAAAGCAAATACATTAGGCATAGGTACGATGGGATTTGGAGGGGAAGCGACGTTACTCGGATGTAAAGTCGATGCAGCTAACCGTTTACCTGCCAGCTTTTTTGTGTCAGTCGCTTACAATTGCTGGGCATTCAGGAGGCTCGGCGTGAAGCTGAATCCGCAAACAGGCAACATTAATGAATGGCTTTATAAAGACGGAGAGAAGGTTAGCTTTATTGAAGAAGAGGAAGCTAAAAATTCTCCAGAGCAAGAAGAAAGTCGTGAAGTTGTCCTTGAGGCACCGATAACGGAAGACAAGATTCGTGAGTTGAAAGTAGGTGACGTGGTCGTAATTAATGGGATGATGCACACAGGCCGTGACGCGATTCATCATCATTTAATGGATCATGAAGCACCGGTTGATCTTAACGGGCAAGTGATCTATCACTGCGGACCGGTTATGCTTAAAGATGGCGATGGAAATTGGCACGTTAAAGCTGCAGGCCCAACAACTAGTATTCGTGAAGAGCCGTATCAAGGTGATATCATGAAAAAGTTCGGTATTCGTGCTGTGATAGGAAAAGGTGGAATGGGTCCTAAGACGCTGAAAGCCCTTGAAGAACATGGCGGTGTTTATTTAAACGCCATTGGTGGAGCCGCTCAGTATTATGCTGATTGTATTAAAGGCGTAGAGGGCGTTGACTTAATGGAATTCGGCATTCCTGAAGCGATGTGGCATTTACGTGTAAAAGGATTCAAAGCGATTGTCACGATGGACTCTCACGGAAACAGCTTACACGAGCACGTTGAGAAAACGTCATTGGAGCGTTTGTCTCAGTATAAAGAAAAAGTGTTTGCATAA
- the pdaA gene encoding delta-lactam-biosynthetic de-N-acetylase has protein sequence MLFAMITVLSSSAFAYNTQVYHWNFKPKENNEPPTTEPHYEELLTKYGGFYLGDTSEKEVFLTFDNGYENGYTRKVLDVLEEKEVPAAFFVTGHYLNEEKELIKRMVDEGHIVGNHSFHHPSLPEVNNERMEKELTSVKELYTEITGDKIMNYLRPPRGTFSEKSLALTEELGYTNVFWSFAYVDWEINKQKGWKYAYDSIMRRVHPGAIMLLHSVSSDNAEALPKVIDDLRSQGYEFKSLDEISVKDKVFPYKHE, from the coding sequence ATGCTTTTTGCTATGATAACTGTACTTAGTTCATCTGCTTTTGCATATAACACGCAAGTATATCATTGGAATTTTAAACCGAAGGAAAACAATGAACCACCAACGACGGAACCCCATTACGAAGAGCTGCTAACAAAATACGGTGGTTTTTATTTAGGGGACACATCAGAAAAAGAAGTGTTTTTAACTTTCGATAACGGATATGAAAATGGCTATACACGTAAAGTGTTGGATGTGTTAGAAGAAAAAGAAGTACCAGCCGCTTTCTTTGTAACGGGACATTATTTAAACGAGGAGAAAGAGTTGATTAAACGGATGGTGGACGAAGGGCATATTGTTGGGAACCATTCGTTTCATCATCCGAGTTTGCCAGAAGTTAATAACGAACGTATGGAAAAAGAATTGACCAGTGTAAAAGAGCTTTACACAGAGATTACTGGTGATAAAATTATGAACTATTTGCGTCCACCTCGAGGCACTTTCAGTGAAAAATCTCTCGCGCTTACTGAGGAACTGGGTTATACGAACGTGTTTTGGTCATTTGCTTATGTCGATTGGGAGATCAATAAGCAGAAGGGGTGGAAGTATGCTTACGACTCTATTATGCGCCGAGTCCACCCAGGTGCCATTATGCTGCTACATTCAGTTTCCAGTGACAATGCAGAAGCACTCCCCAAAGTGATTGACGACCTTCGTTCTCAAGGCTATGAATTCAAAAGCCTGGATGAAATCAGTGTCAAAGATAAAGTTTTCCCTTATAAGCACGAATGA
- a CDS encoding GAF domain-containing protein, with the protein MSIATDVASLQIMADIYQRKNLTEVLNKTVDSLVEEVPYIDWSGIYFVENEEDVKLMAASDEESDFKWETNAELKFPIEDANQKTLGVLIVRSKEAIAFDVTDVSTLEEVAAGLSEIAFSH; encoded by the coding sequence GTGTCTATCGCAACAGACGTGGCTTCATTACAAATTATGGCCGACATTTATCAAAGAAAAAATTTAACGGAAGTTTTAAACAAGACCGTTGACAGCCTTGTAGAAGAGGTGCCTTATATTGATTGGTCAGGCATTTACTTTGTGGAAAATGAGGAAGATGTAAAATTAATGGCAGCTTCCGACGAAGAATCTGATTTTAAATGGGAAACAAACGCGGAATTGAAATTTCCAATTGAAGATGCAAATCAAAAAACGTTAGGTGTTCTTATCGTTCGCAGCAAAGAAGCGATTGCTTTTGACGTAACTGATGTATCGACATTAGAAGAAGTTGCTGCTGGTTTATCTGAAATCGCATTTTCTCATTAA
- a CDS encoding DNA-3-methyladenine glycosylase family protein, producing MNSSIQLQGPYNFDHALKRLETDPLNVVNQTKREVKIPLIVNETSVVVDVQATGTTEHPSFDLSISSSVDKKAVLTRLYEVMHFDVPLKNVANHFKAMDLYPLIRESYGIPFITDFQLYGCLMKTIIHQQLNMKFGITLTERFVKSFGENIHGVPFFPKPETVGQLHVDELRKLQFSQRKAEYVIDTSQMIAEGKLNFTEIKRKSDDEIIEELTKIRGIGRWTAENFMMFGLGRLDLFPKQDIGVQNALKRFYQLEKKPSFEFMEKIAGDWSPYRSYATLYLWNSLENGTV from the coding sequence ATGAACTCATCGATTCAGTTACAAGGACCATATAATTTTGACCACGCATTGAAAAGATTGGAAACCGACCCATTGAATGTTGTTAATCAAACTAAACGAGAAGTAAAAATCCCACTGATTGTAAACGAGACATCTGTTGTAGTGGATGTTCAAGCGACGGGAACAACGGAGCACCCGTCATTTGATCTTAGCATCTCAAGCTCAGTAGATAAGAAAGCAGTTCTTACGAGGCTATATGAAGTGATGCACTTTGATGTACCGTTAAAGAACGTTGCAAACCACTTTAAAGCTATGGATCTTTACCCTTTAATTCGAGAGAGTTATGGCATTCCTTTTATTACTGATTTCCAACTTTATGGCTGTTTAATGAAAACGATCATTCACCAACAGTTGAATATGAAATTTGGAATTACGTTAACCGAGCGATTTGTTAAAAGCTTCGGTGAAAACATTCACGGTGTCCCCTTTTTTCCAAAGCCTGAAACAGTGGGGCAATTACATGTTGACGAGCTTAGAAAACTCCAATTTAGCCAAAGAAAAGCAGAATATGTGATTGATACTTCGCAAATGATTGCTGAAGGAAAACTCAATTTCACGGAAATTAAACGAAAATCGGATGACGAAATTATTGAAGAACTTACGAAGATACGGGGAATTGGCCGTTGGACGGCAGAAAACTTCATGATGTTTGGGCTAGGCAGACTCGATCTGTTTCCCAAGCAAGACATCGGTGTGCAAAATGCATTGAAGCGCTTTTATCAGCTTGAAAAAAAGCCTTCATTTGAGTTTATGGAAAAAATAGCGGGAGATTGGAGCCCATACAGAAGCTATGCAACGCTTTATTTGTGGAATAGTTTAGAGAACGGAACGGTTTAA